In Hippoglossus hippoglossus isolate fHipHip1 chromosome 24, fHipHip1.pri, whole genome shotgun sequence, a single genomic region encodes these proteins:
- the LOC117758323 gene encoding disheveled-associated activator of morphogenesis 1-like isoform X1, translated as MAPRKRGGGGRSGLSFIFCCFNSNDHPEITYRLREDFALQAMEPALPMPGYDELDGMFSELVDELDLTEKHREAMFALPAEKKWQIYCSKKKEQEENKSATSWPEYYIDQLNSMAARTTLLALEKEDEEERNKTIESLKTALRTQPMRFVTRFIDMDGLTCILNFLKSMDYETTESQIHTSLIGCIKALMNNSQGRAHVLSHSESINIIAQSLATENIKTKVAVLEIMGAVCLVPGGHKKILEAMLHYQRFACERTRFQTLINDLDRSTGRYRDEVNLKTAIMSFINAVLSQGAGETSLEFRIHLRYEFLMLGIQPVIDKLRSHENSTLDRHLDYFEMLRNEDELALSKRYESAHIDTKSATQVFDLIRKKMNHTDAFPHFMSVLHHCLLMPHKRSGNTVQYWLLLDRIVQQMVLQNDKGHDPDVTPLENFNVKNVVRMLVNENEVKQWKEQAEKMRKEHHELQQKFEKKERECDAKTQEKEDMMQTLNKMKEKLEKESTEHKNVKQQVAELSTQLHELSTRQATLVPGGPPFAPGPPGGPLPPPPPMLGFGGLGPPPPPPGGMMPPPPPPPPPPGGPPPPPGRPPIGGIPPPPGGPLGPSLIKKNIPQPSNPLKSFNWAKLAENKLEGTVWMDVDDCKVFKILDLEDLEKTFSAYQRQQDFFMINNSKQKEAEDDTLSSKKVKELSVIDGRRAQNCNILLSRLKLSNEEIKRAILTMDEQEDLPKDMLEQLLKFVPEKSDVDLLEEHKHELDRMAKPDRFLYEMSKINHYQQRLQSLYFKKKFAERIAEIKPKVEALTKASKEILHSRNLKQLLEVVLAFGNYMNKGQRGNAYGFKMSSLNKIADTKSSIDKNITLLHYLITILEKKYPKVLKFQEDLQSISDAAKVNMTELDKDICNLRSGLKSVESELEFQKKRPQELGDKFVSVVSQFITVASFSFSDVEDSLTEAKELFLRAVKHFGEDASKMQPDEFFGVFDQFLQSFAEAQQENENMRRRKEEEERRAKMEAQLKEQREKERKARKAKANGEDDGGEFDDLVSALRSGEVFDKDLSKMKRNRKRINSQNTDASRERPVTKLNF; from the exons ATGGCTCCCCGGAAGCGCGGCGGTGGTGGGCGCAGTGgtctctccttcatcttctgCTGCTTTAACAGCAACGACCACCCGGAGATCACTTACAGGCTGCGGGAGGACTTCGCCCTGCAGGCCATGGAGCCGGCACTGCCGATGCCAGGATATGATGAGCTGGACGGCATGTTCTCCGAGTTGGTG GACGAGCTCGACcttacagagaaacacagggaaGCCATGTTTGCCCTGCCTGCTGAGAAGAAATGGCAAATCTACTGCAGCAAAAAGaag gaacaagaagaaaacaaaagtgcaaCTAGTTGGCCAGAATACTACATCGATCAGCTCAACTCGATGGCAGCT AGAACGACGCTCCTCGCTTTGGAgaaggaagacgaggaggagaggaacaaaACCATAGAGAGCTTGAAGACGGCTCTGAGGACACAACCGATGAG GTTCGTGACTCGTTTCATCGACATGGACGGCCTGACGTGCATCCTGAACTTCCTGAAGAGCATGGACTACGAGACCACGGAATCGCAGATCCACACGTCTCTAATCGGCTGCATCAAAGCTCTGATGAACAACTCCCAGGGCCGCGCCCATGTCCTCTCTCACTCCGAGAGCATCAACATCATCGCCCAGAGCCTGGCCACGGAGAACATCAAGACCAAGGTGGCAGTGCTGGAGATCATGGGCGCTGTGTGTCTGGTCCCTGGTGGACACAAAAAAATCCTGGAGGCCATGCTGCACTATCAGCGCTTCGCCTGCGAGAGGACTCGCTTCCAG ACACTAATAAATGATCTGGACCGGAGCACGGGGCGCTACAGAGACGAGGTCAACCTGAAAACAGCCATCATGTCCTTTATTAATGCTGTGCTGAGTCAAGGAGCTGGAGAG ACAAGTTTGGAATTCCGTATCCACCTCCGATATGAGTTTCTTATGCTGGGCATCCAACCTGTGATCGATAAGCTTCGTTCACATGAAAACTCCACATTAGACCG GCATTTAGACTACTTTGAAATGCTGCGGAACGAGGATGAGCTGGCTTTGTCAAAACGATATGAGTCG GCACACATAGATACCAAAAGTGCCACCCAGGTTTTTGATCTCATCCGCAAAAAGATGAACCACACAGATGCATTTCCGCACTTTATGTCTGTCCTGCATCACTGTCTCCTCATGCCAC ACAAGAGGAGCGGTAACACGGTGCAGTACTGGCTGCTGTTGGACCGTATCGTCCAGCAGATGGTCCTGCAGAATGACAAAGGTCACGACCCCGACGTCACACCACTGGAGAACTTTAACGTGAAGAACGTTGTCCGGAT GCTGGTCAATGAAAATGAGGTCAAACAGTGGAAAGAGCaggcagagaaaatgagaaaag AACACCACGAGTTGCAGCAGAAGTTTGAGAAGAAGGAGCGTGAATGTGATGCAAAGACCCAGGAGAAAGAAGACATGATGCAGACGCTTAACAAgatgaaagagaagctggagaaggagagCACCGAGCACAAGAATGTCAAACAGCAAGTGGCTGAACTCAGCACACAACTGCACGAACTCAGTACC AGACAGGCAACTCTTGTTCCTGGAGGTCCCCCCTTTGCCCCGGGCCCGCCCGGCggccctctgcctccccctccaccCATGCTAGGCTTTGGAGGTCTGGgcccacctccccctcctccaggcGGCATGATGCCTCCCCCGCCtccaccaccccctcctcctggtggccctccacctcctcccggACGTCCTCCTATCGGAGGCATCCCCCCGCCGCCCGGAGGGCCGCTGGGACCCTCcctgataaagaaaaacatccctCAGCCATCCAACCCGCTGAAGTCCTTCAACTGGGCTAAGTTAGCCGAG aaTAAACTGGAAGGCACCGTGTGGATGGACGTAGACGACTGCaaggtttttaaaatcctgGACCTGGAGGACCTTGAAAAGACCTTCTCAGCCTATCAGAGACAGCAG GACTTCTTTATGATCAATAACAGCAAACAG AAAGAGGCGGAGGACGACACACTGAGCTCgaaaaaagtcaaagagctgtcGGTCATCGACGGCCGTCGAGCTCAAAACTGCAACATCCTCCTCTCGAG GCTGAAGCTTTCAAACGAGGAGATCAAGAGAGCCATCTTAACCATGGACGAACAGGAGGACCTTCCCAAAGACATGCTGGAGCAG CTGCTGAAGTTCGTCCCTGAGAAGAGCGACGTGGATCTGCTGGAGGAGCACAAACACGAGCTCGACCGAATGGCAAAGCCCGACCGTTTCCTCTATGAGATGAGCAA AATAAACCACTACCAGCAGCGGCTGCAGTCGCTGTACTTCAAGAAGAAGTTTGCAGAGAGGATAGCGGAGATCAAACCCAAAGTTGAAG CTCTGACGAAGGCGTCTAAGGAGATCTTACACAGCAGAAACCTGAAGCAGCTGTTGGAAGTGGTGCTCGCTTTTGGGAACTATATGAACAAGGGTCAGAGAGGAAACGCTTACGGCTTCAAGATGTCTTCACTCAACAAGATCGCTGACACCAAGTCCAGTATCGACAA AAACATCACTCTGCTGCACTACCTGATCACTATTCTGGAGAAGAAATACCCGAAAGTCCTGAAGTTCCAGGAGGATCTGCAGAGCATCTCAGACGCCGCCAAAGTCAA TATGACGGAGCTGGATAAAGATATCTGCAACCTCCGCAGCGGCTTGAAAAGTGTGGAGAGC GAGCTGGAGTTCCAGAAGAAGCGACCGCAGGAGCTCGGCGACAAATTTGTGTCAGTGGTGAGTCAGTTCATCACGGTGGCCAGCTTCAGCTTCTCCGACGTGGAGGACTCTCTGACCGAGGCCAAAGAGCTG TTCCTGAGGGCAGTGAAGCACTTTGGCGAAGACGCCAGCAAGATGCAGCCGGACGAGTTCTTCGGCGTCTTCGACCAGTTCCTGCAGTCGTTCGCCGAGGCTCAGCAGGAGAACGAGAACATGCGGAGACgcaaagaagaggaggagcgcaGGGCCAAGATGGAAGCTCAG CTGAaggaacagagggagaaggaacGAAAGGCCCGGAAGGCGAAGGCGAACGGCGAGGACGACGGCGGCGAGTTTGACGACCTGGTGTCGGCGCTGCGATCGGGCGAGGTCTTCGACAAGGACCTGTCCAAGATGAAACGCAACCGCAAACGCATCAACAGCCAGAACACGGACGCGAGCCGAGAGCGACCGGTCACAAAGCTCAACTTCTGA
- the LOC117758323 gene encoding disheveled-associated activator of morphogenesis 1-like isoform X2, translating into MAPRKRGGGGRSGLSFIFCCFNSNDHPEITYRLREDFALQAMEPALPMPGYDELDGMFSELVDELDLTEKHREAMFALPAEKKWQIYCSKKKEQEENKSATSWPEYYIDQLNSMAARTTLLALEKEDEEERNKTIESLKTALRTQPMRFVTRFIDMDGLTCILNFLKSMDYETTESQIHTSLIGCIKALMNNSQGRAHVLSHSESINIIAQSLATENIKTKVAVLEIMGAVCLVPGGHKKILEAMLHYQRFACERTRFQTLINDLDRSTGRYRDEVNLKTAIMSFINAVLSQGAGETSLEFRIHLRYEFLMLGIQPVIDKLRSHENSTLDRHLDYFEMLRNEDELALSKRYESAHIDTKSATQVFDLIRKKMNHTDAFPHFMSVLHHCLLMPHKRSGNTVQYWLLLDRIVQQMVLQNDKGHDPDVTPLENFNVKNVVRMLVNENEVKQWKEQAEKMRKEHHELQQKFEKKERECDAKTQEKEDMMQTLNKMKEKLEKESTEHKNVKQQVAELSTQLHELSTRQATLVPGGPPFAPGPPGGPLPPPPPMLGFGGLGPPPPPPGGMMPPPPPPPPPPGGPPPPPGRPPIGGIPPPPGGPLGPSLIKKNIPQPSNPLKSFNWAKLAENKLEGTVWMDVDDCKVFKILDLEDLEKTFSAYQRQQKEAEDDTLSSKKVKELSVIDGRRAQNCNILLSRLKLSNEEIKRAILTMDEQEDLPKDMLEQLLKFVPEKSDVDLLEEHKHELDRMAKPDRFLYEMSKINHYQQRLQSLYFKKKFAERIAEIKPKVEALTKASKEILHSRNLKQLLEVVLAFGNYMNKGQRGNAYGFKMSSLNKIADTKSSIDKNITLLHYLITILEKKYPKVLKFQEDLQSISDAAKVNMTELDKDICNLRSGLKSVESELEFQKKRPQELGDKFVSVVSQFITVASFSFSDVEDSLTEAKELFLRAVKHFGEDASKMQPDEFFGVFDQFLQSFAEAQQENENMRRRKEEEERRAKMEAQLKEQREKERKARKAKANGEDDGGEFDDLVSALRSGEVFDKDLSKMKRNRKRINSQNTDASRERPVTKLNF; encoded by the exons ATGGCTCCCCGGAAGCGCGGCGGTGGTGGGCGCAGTGgtctctccttcatcttctgCTGCTTTAACAGCAACGACCACCCGGAGATCACTTACAGGCTGCGGGAGGACTTCGCCCTGCAGGCCATGGAGCCGGCACTGCCGATGCCAGGATATGATGAGCTGGACGGCATGTTCTCCGAGTTGGTG GACGAGCTCGACcttacagagaaacacagggaaGCCATGTTTGCCCTGCCTGCTGAGAAGAAATGGCAAATCTACTGCAGCAAAAAGaag gaacaagaagaaaacaaaagtgcaaCTAGTTGGCCAGAATACTACATCGATCAGCTCAACTCGATGGCAGCT AGAACGACGCTCCTCGCTTTGGAgaaggaagacgaggaggagaggaacaaaACCATAGAGAGCTTGAAGACGGCTCTGAGGACACAACCGATGAG GTTCGTGACTCGTTTCATCGACATGGACGGCCTGACGTGCATCCTGAACTTCCTGAAGAGCATGGACTACGAGACCACGGAATCGCAGATCCACACGTCTCTAATCGGCTGCATCAAAGCTCTGATGAACAACTCCCAGGGCCGCGCCCATGTCCTCTCTCACTCCGAGAGCATCAACATCATCGCCCAGAGCCTGGCCACGGAGAACATCAAGACCAAGGTGGCAGTGCTGGAGATCATGGGCGCTGTGTGTCTGGTCCCTGGTGGACACAAAAAAATCCTGGAGGCCATGCTGCACTATCAGCGCTTCGCCTGCGAGAGGACTCGCTTCCAG ACACTAATAAATGATCTGGACCGGAGCACGGGGCGCTACAGAGACGAGGTCAACCTGAAAACAGCCATCATGTCCTTTATTAATGCTGTGCTGAGTCAAGGAGCTGGAGAG ACAAGTTTGGAATTCCGTATCCACCTCCGATATGAGTTTCTTATGCTGGGCATCCAACCTGTGATCGATAAGCTTCGTTCACATGAAAACTCCACATTAGACCG GCATTTAGACTACTTTGAAATGCTGCGGAACGAGGATGAGCTGGCTTTGTCAAAACGATATGAGTCG GCACACATAGATACCAAAAGTGCCACCCAGGTTTTTGATCTCATCCGCAAAAAGATGAACCACACAGATGCATTTCCGCACTTTATGTCTGTCCTGCATCACTGTCTCCTCATGCCAC ACAAGAGGAGCGGTAACACGGTGCAGTACTGGCTGCTGTTGGACCGTATCGTCCAGCAGATGGTCCTGCAGAATGACAAAGGTCACGACCCCGACGTCACACCACTGGAGAACTTTAACGTGAAGAACGTTGTCCGGAT GCTGGTCAATGAAAATGAGGTCAAACAGTGGAAAGAGCaggcagagaaaatgagaaaag AACACCACGAGTTGCAGCAGAAGTTTGAGAAGAAGGAGCGTGAATGTGATGCAAAGACCCAGGAGAAAGAAGACATGATGCAGACGCTTAACAAgatgaaagagaagctggagaaggagagCACCGAGCACAAGAATGTCAAACAGCAAGTGGCTGAACTCAGCACACAACTGCACGAACTCAGTACC AGACAGGCAACTCTTGTTCCTGGAGGTCCCCCCTTTGCCCCGGGCCCGCCCGGCggccctctgcctccccctccaccCATGCTAGGCTTTGGAGGTCTGGgcccacctccccctcctccaggcGGCATGATGCCTCCCCCGCCtccaccaccccctcctcctggtggccctccacctcctcccggACGTCCTCCTATCGGAGGCATCCCCCCGCCGCCCGGAGGGCCGCTGGGACCCTCcctgataaagaaaaacatccctCAGCCATCCAACCCGCTGAAGTCCTTCAACTGGGCTAAGTTAGCCGAG aaTAAACTGGAAGGCACCGTGTGGATGGACGTAGACGACTGCaaggtttttaaaatcctgGACCTGGAGGACCTTGAAAAGACCTTCTCAGCCTATCAGAGACAGCAG AAAGAGGCGGAGGACGACACACTGAGCTCgaaaaaagtcaaagagctgtcGGTCATCGACGGCCGTCGAGCTCAAAACTGCAACATCCTCCTCTCGAG GCTGAAGCTTTCAAACGAGGAGATCAAGAGAGCCATCTTAACCATGGACGAACAGGAGGACCTTCCCAAAGACATGCTGGAGCAG CTGCTGAAGTTCGTCCCTGAGAAGAGCGACGTGGATCTGCTGGAGGAGCACAAACACGAGCTCGACCGAATGGCAAAGCCCGACCGTTTCCTCTATGAGATGAGCAA AATAAACCACTACCAGCAGCGGCTGCAGTCGCTGTACTTCAAGAAGAAGTTTGCAGAGAGGATAGCGGAGATCAAACCCAAAGTTGAAG CTCTGACGAAGGCGTCTAAGGAGATCTTACACAGCAGAAACCTGAAGCAGCTGTTGGAAGTGGTGCTCGCTTTTGGGAACTATATGAACAAGGGTCAGAGAGGAAACGCTTACGGCTTCAAGATGTCTTCACTCAACAAGATCGCTGACACCAAGTCCAGTATCGACAA AAACATCACTCTGCTGCACTACCTGATCACTATTCTGGAGAAGAAATACCCGAAAGTCCTGAAGTTCCAGGAGGATCTGCAGAGCATCTCAGACGCCGCCAAAGTCAA TATGACGGAGCTGGATAAAGATATCTGCAACCTCCGCAGCGGCTTGAAAAGTGTGGAGAGC GAGCTGGAGTTCCAGAAGAAGCGACCGCAGGAGCTCGGCGACAAATTTGTGTCAGTGGTGAGTCAGTTCATCACGGTGGCCAGCTTCAGCTTCTCCGACGTGGAGGACTCTCTGACCGAGGCCAAAGAGCTG TTCCTGAGGGCAGTGAAGCACTTTGGCGAAGACGCCAGCAAGATGCAGCCGGACGAGTTCTTCGGCGTCTTCGACCAGTTCCTGCAGTCGTTCGCCGAGGCTCAGCAGGAGAACGAGAACATGCGGAGACgcaaagaagaggaggagcgcaGGGCCAAGATGGAAGCTCAG CTGAaggaacagagggagaaggaacGAAAGGCCCGGAAGGCGAAGGCGAACGGCGAGGACGACGGCGGCGAGTTTGACGACCTGGTGTCGGCGCTGCGATCGGGCGAGGTCTTCGACAAGGACCTGTCCAAGATGAAACGCAACCGCAAACGCATCAACAGCCAGAACACGGACGCGAGCCGAGAGCGACCGGTCACAAAGCTCAACTTCTGA